In one window of Pseudomonadota bacterium DNA:
- a CDS encoding peptidylprolyl isomerase, giving the protein MELKYSAVALALVGMVVIGAGVARTEAKAGAEAGPGMEVPEADEQAPAQYAVKLVTTEGDVVVDVTRDWAPRGADRFYTLVKHRYYTNVAFFRVIKGFMAQAGLSGVPELNTKWREKRIEDDPVVESNRRGMVTFAMAGKNSRTTQFFINFKDNLSLDGMRFAPFGKVREPGMDVVDRLYDGYGEGWPRGDGPDQGKIAEKGAKYLKAKFPKLDYIKSAAILP; this is encoded by the coding sequence ATGGAGCTGAAATACAGTGCCGTCGCGTTGGCCCTGGTCGGGATGGTCGTGATCGGCGCCGGCGTCGCGAGGACGGAGGCGAAGGCGGGGGCCGAGGCCGGGCCGGGCATGGAGGTGCCGGAGGCGGACGAGCAGGCGCCGGCGCAGTACGCGGTGAAGCTGGTCACGACCGAGGGCGACGTCGTCGTCGACGTGACGCGGGACTGGGCGCCGAGGGGCGCGGACAGGTTCTACACGCTCGTGAAGCACCGCTACTACACGAACGTCGCCTTCTTCCGCGTGATCAAGGGGTTCATGGCGCAAGCCGGCTTGAGCGGCGTGCCGGAGCTCAACACGAAGTGGCGCGAGAAGCGGATCGAGGACGATCCGGTCGTCGAGAGCAACAGGCGCGGCATGGTGACCTTCGCCATGGCCGGCAAGAACTCGCGCACGACGCAGTTCTTCATCAACTTCAAGGACAACCTCTCGCTCGACGGCATGCGGTTCGCGCCGTTCGGCAAGGTGCGCGAGCCCGGCATGGACGTCGTCGACAGGCTCTACGACGGCTACGGCGAGGGCTGGCCGCGCGGCGACGGCCCGGACCAGGGCAAGATCGCCGAGAAGGGCGCCAAGTACCTCAAGGCGAAGTTCCCGAAGCTCGACTACATCAAGAGCGCGGCGATCCTGCCGTAG